The following are encoded in a window of Verrucomicrobiia bacterium genomic DNA:
- a CDS encoding peptidylprolyl isomerase, with protein MKSRLLALALIASQLFSSAAWAQRELLDKVVAVVNDEPITQSELDLLLRPLYDEYRQEYSQEEVMAKLNEARQKLLNQLIEDKLVVQAAVKAGVQVDAAEVDKGLEEFKKRFPSQTAMEDLLKEQGITMGDLRKRLEKQAMMREMHDMEIRSKVVISPKEIEDYYSKNAAKFDKEPRLKVRSITIKKSYESRDKGLADDEAQGKITDIRKKILSGEDFGALAQQFSEDVQAKNGGLSDWIPRGAMIPVIDQVIFSLKLGEISNIIETPMGYHLFRVEEKEQSVKNTLENVRDEIYGELFREKSELRFNEWMQELKRDAYISIR; from the coding sequence ATGAAATCCCGTCTTTTAGCCTTGGCACTGATCGCCTCCCAGCTTTTTTCTTCCGCGGCGTGGGCCCAAAGGGAACTCCTCGACAAGGTCGTGGCGGTCGTCAATGACGAGCCCATTACCCAGAGCGAGCTGGACCTTCTTTTGAGGCCGCTTTACGACGAATACCGGCAGGAATACAGCCAGGAAGAAGTGATGGCCAAGCTGAACGAAGCCCGTCAGAAACTGCTCAACCAGCTCATCGAAGACAAGCTCGTGGTCCAGGCGGCGGTAAAAGCAGGCGTGCAGGTCGATGCCGCGGAAGTCGACAAAGGCCTGGAAGAATTCAAAAAGCGTTTTCCCAGCCAGACCGCGATGGAAGACCTGCTTAAAGAGCAGGGCATCACGATGGGTGACCTTCGCAAGCGCCTGGAAAAGCAGGCCATGATGCGCGAAATGCACGACATGGAGATCCGCTCGAAAGTCGTGATCTCGCCCAAAGAAATCGAAGACTACTACTCGAAGAACGCGGCGAAGTTCGATAAGGAACCGCGCCTGAAGGTCCGCTCCATCACCATCAAGAAAAGCTACGAGTCCCGCGACAAAGGCCTGGCCGACGATGAGGCCCAGGGTAAGATCACGGACATCCGCAAAAAAATCCTTTCGGGGGAAGACTTCGGGGCCCTTGCCCAGCAGTTTTCCGAAGACGTGCAGGCGAAAAACGGCGGCCTGAGCGACTGGATCCCGCGCGGCGCCATGATTCCCGTCATCGACCAGGTGATTTTTTCGCTGAAGCTCGGAGAGATCTCCAACATTATCGAGACCCCGATGGGCTACCATCTCTTCCGGGTCGAAGAAAAAGAGCAGAGCGTCAAAAACACCCTGGAAAACGTCCGCGACGAAATTTACGGCGAGCTTTTCCGCGAGAAAAGCGAACTGCGTTTCAACGAGTGGATGCAGGAACTCAAGCGCGACGCCTACATCTCGATCCGTTAA
- a CDS encoding DNA-directed RNA polymerase subunit alpha yields the protein MGIRWKTFEMPKRLEVEKQTLTPTYGKFFAEPFERGYGTTIGNALRRVLISSIEGAAVTNIKVEGMAHEFSALDGVREDGSQIVLNIKKVVLRYHGKGPKTLVIDVKKNGPVLAKDIQTDETVEVVNPDMVICTLTKDRQFRMELEIGRGRGYVPAERNKPENASIGTIPVDSLFSPITKVNFMVEDTRVGQITDYDRLILEIWTNGAMNPEEALLYASNINQRHLDIFVNYGELPEEEEEEEVVEDTAFKELISKPISELELSVRSANCLEAANIKTIGDLIQKTEAQMLKYKNFGKKSLSEITAILTGMGLTFGMNIEERLKKVAAEKAKV from the coding sequence ATGGGAATTCGCTGGAAAACCTTCGAAATGCCGAAAAGGCTCGAAGTTGAGAAACAGACCCTGACCCCGACTTACGGGAAATTCTTTGCAGAGCCTTTCGAGAGAGGATATGGAACGACGATCGGCAACGCGCTCCGCCGCGTCCTGATTTCGTCGATCGAAGGCGCTGCCGTTACGAACATCAAGGTCGAAGGCATGGCCCACGAATTTTCGGCCCTCGACGGCGTTCGTGAAGACGGTTCCCAGATCGTCCTCAATATTAAAAAGGTCGTCCTTCGCTATCACGGCAAGGGCCCGAAGACGCTCGTCATCGACGTCAAGAAAAACGGCCCTGTGCTTGCGAAAGACATCCAGACCGACGAGACCGTGGAAGTTGTGAATCCGGATATGGTCATCTGCACGCTGACCAAAGACCGTCAGTTCCGCATGGAGCTCGAAATCGGCCGCGGCCGCGGTTACGTTCCCGCGGAACGCAACAAGCCGGAAAACGCGTCCATCGGCACGATCCCGGTCGACTCGCTCTTTTCTCCGATCACGAAGGTGAACTTCATGGTCGAAGACACGCGCGTCGGTCAGATCACTGACTACGACCGCCTGATCCTCGAGATCTGGACCAACGGCGCTATGAACCCGGAGGAAGCGCTTCTTTACGCCTCCAACATCAACCAGCGCCACCTCGACATCTTCGTCAACTACGGGGAACTCCCGGAGGAAGAGGAAGAAGAGGAAGTGGTCGAAGACACCGCTTTCAAAGAACTGATTTCCAAGCCGATCAGCGAGCTGGAACTTTCGGTCCGCAGTGCGAACTGCCTGGAAGCCGCCAACATCAAGACGATCGGCGACCTGATCCAGAAGACCGAAGCTCAGATGCTCAAGTACAAGAACTTCGGCAAGAAGTCGCTTTCGGAAATTACGGCTATACTGACCGGCATGGGCCTCACGTTCGGCATGAACATCGAGGAACGCCTGAAGAAGGTCGCCGCGGAAAAGGCCAAAGTCTAA
- a CDS encoding pyridoxal phosphate-dependent aminotransferase: protein MELSKKVASAEASVTLAIAAKAAELQKKGIDVISLSAGEPDFDTPAFIKQAAIDALNKGITKYTPATGTLAIREAVCRKFKRDQNLTYPPDQIIVSGGAKHSIFNVFFALLNEGDEVLIPAPFWLSYPSMVEYCGGVSIIVPTDESTEFKITPEHLRKCLTPKTKVFVLNSPSNPTGAVYTRAELEALVKVLKEFPRVVILSDEIYEALLFDGRKHESIAALDPEMTARTVIVNGHSKAYAMTGWRLGYAACPNKELAKAIAAFQSHSTSNPTAFAQAGGVVALDQGWEEAKKMCAVYEKRRGMFYDLIAAVPQLVPFKPQGAFYLFVNVKKSGLSSSALTQKLLEEAHVAVVPGEPFGSDAHIRMSFATSEAKLQEAAKRIAAWFKK, encoded by the coding sequence ATGGAATTGTCAAAGAAAGTTGCCTCTGCCGAAGCCTCGGTGACTTTGGCGATTGCCGCCAAGGCCGCGGAGCTTCAGAAAAAAGGCATCGACGTCATCTCCCTCAGCGCCGGCGAGCCGGATTTTGATACCCCGGCGTTTATTAAGCAGGCCGCGATCGACGCCCTGAACAAGGGCATCACCAAGTACACGCCCGCCACGGGAACGCTCGCAATCCGCGAAGCGGTTTGCCGCAAATTCAAACGCGACCAGAACCTTACATACCCGCCCGATCAGATCATCGTTTCCGGCGGAGCCAAGCATTCCATCTTCAATGTATTTTTCGCGCTCCTCAATGAGGGCGATGAAGTTCTCATTCCTGCGCCGTTCTGGCTGAGCTATCCGTCCATGGTCGAATACTGCGGCGGGGTTTCGATCATTGTCCCGACCGACGAGAGCACGGAGTTCAAGATCACTCCCGAGCATTTGAGAAAGTGCCTCACCCCAAAGACGAAAGTGTTCGTGCTCAACTCTCCGTCGAATCCGACGGGCGCCGTTTACACGCGCGCGGAGCTCGAAGCGCTCGTGAAAGTGCTGAAAGAATTTCCCCGCGTCGTGATCCTCTCCGACGAAATTTACGAAGCGCTCCTTTTCGACGGCCGCAAGCACGAGTCGATCGCGGCGCTCGATCCGGAAATGACGGCGCGCACCGTCATCGTGAACGGTCACAGCAAGGCCTACGCCATGACCGGCTGGAGGCTGGGTTATGCGGCCTGCCCCAACAAAGAGCTCGCAAAAGCGATTGCCGCGTTCCAGAGCCATTCGACGTCGAACCCGACGGCGTTCGCGCAGGCCGGCGGTGTCGTAGCTCTCGATCAGGGATGGGAAGAAGCCAAGAAAATGTGCGCGGTGTACGAAAAACGGCGCGGCATGTTTTACGATCTCATTGCCGCGGTGCCGCAGCTTGTGCCCTTCAAGCCGCAGGGCGCGTTTTATCTTTTCGTGAACGTGAAAAAGTCCGGCCTTTCTTCCTCGGCGCTCACGCAGAAGCTTCTGGAAGAAGCGCATGTCGCGGTCGTTCCCGGCGAACCTTTCGGCAGCGACGCGCACATCCGCATGAGCTTCGCGACTTCCGAAGCCAAACTCCAGGAAGCGGCCAAGCGCATCGCGGCCTGGTTCAAGAAGTAA
- the gatA gene encoding Asp-tRNA(Asn)/Glu-tRNA(Gln) amidotransferase subunit GatA, translated as MHQLTLKQALEEVRKDGGSALIKALSARVSSLNPKLNAFLRFDPAVSVVRGEGKGPLQGLPISIKDNICIQGLETTCASKILKGHRPPYNATAVERLKNAGAVIFGQCNMDEFAFGSSCETSAYGVCRNPWDTERVPGGSSGGSAAAVASDMTLAALGSDTGGSIRQPAAFCGVVGLKPTYGRVSRYGLIAFGSSFDQIGPITKTVEDAALLMNVLAGHDEKDSTASSEPVPDYTKSLVRDVKGLRIGLPQEYFVEGMDPEVEKSVRQAAEVFKKLGAEIKSVSLPNTSQAVAVYYIVAVAEASSNLGRFDGVRFGIRASEQSLKDLYFETRDEGFGAEAKRRILLGTFVLSAGYYDAYYRQGQKVRTLIRDDFSRAFKDVDVILSATAPTPPFKIGEKLSDPLAMYLSDILTIPANLAGVPAMSLPCGFTSSGLPVGMQLMARPFDEPALFRAAYAFEQETQVYKKKPKL; from the coding sequence ATGCACCAGCTCACTTTAAAACAAGCCCTCGAGGAAGTCCGAAAAGACGGCGGCTCCGCGCTGATCAAAGCGCTGAGCGCGCGGGTGTCTTCGCTCAATCCCAAGCTGAATGCTTTTCTGCGTTTTGATCCGGCAGTGTCGGTTGTGCGCGGGGAAGGCAAAGGGCCGCTGCAGGGGCTGCCTATTTCCATCAAGGACAATATCTGCATCCAGGGATTGGAAACGACCTGCGCCTCAAAAATTTTGAAAGGCCACCGGCCTCCTTACAACGCAACGGCCGTGGAGCGCCTGAAAAATGCGGGCGCCGTGATTTTCGGCCAGTGCAATATGGATGAATTCGCGTTCGGTTCTTCGTGCGAGACTTCCGCCTACGGTGTTTGCCGCAATCCCTGGGACACGGAACGCGTTCCGGGCGGTTCGAGCGGCGGTTCTGCGGCGGCGGTGGCCTCGGACATGACGCTCGCCGCGCTGGGTTCGGATACGGGCGGCTCCATCCGTCAGCCCGCGGCATTTTGCGGCGTGGTCGGCCTCAAGCCGACTTATGGCCGCGTGTCGCGTTATGGCCTCATCGCTTTCGGTTCGAGCTTCGACCAGATTGGCCCCATCACAAAAACCGTGGAAGATGCCGCGCTTCTCATGAACGTGCTCGCGGGCCACGACGAAAAAGATTCCACGGCGTCTTCGGAGCCGGTGCCCGATTACACCAAGTCGCTTGTCCGCGACGTGAAAGGCCTGCGCATCGGGCTGCCCCAGGAATATTTTGTGGAAGGCATGGACCCCGAAGTCGAAAAGAGCGTGCGCCAGGCCGCGGAAGTTTTCAAGAAGCTGGGCGCGGAAATCAAAAGCGTGAGCCTGCCTAACACGTCGCAGGCGGTCGCGGTTTATTATATTGTGGCTGTTGCCGAGGCCAGCTCCAATCTCGGGCGTTTTGACGGCGTGCGCTTTGGCATCCGCGCTTCGGAACAGTCGCTCAAAGACCTTTATTTCGAAACGCGCGACGAGGGCTTCGGAGCCGAAGCCAAACGCCGCATCCTTCTCGGGACTTTCGTGTTGTCCGCGGGCTATTACGACGCGTATTACCGCCAGGGCCAGAAAGTCCGCACGCTGATTCGCGACGACTTCAGCCGCGCGTTCAAAGACGTCGACGTGATTCTCAGCGCCACGGCGCCGACGCCGCCGTTTAAGATCGGCGAAAAATTGTCGGACCCGCTGGCCATGTACCTTTCCGATATTTTGACGATTCCCGCGAACCTGGCCGGCGTTCCGGCCATGTCGCTGCCCTGCGGCTTCACGTCTTCCGGCCTTCCGGTGGGCATGCAGCTGATGGCGCGTCCTTTCGACGAGCCTGCGCTTTTCCGCGCGGCTTACGCGTTCGAACAGGAAACCCAGGTTTACAAAAAGAAGCCCAAACTCTGA
- the rplQ gene encoding 50S ribosomal protein L17 — translation MRHRKLRRKLGRKNEHRVALLRNLVRALVAHKKIHTTLIKAKEASAFSDNMIELAKRGDLHARRLLVSRLRCVETTDLLIKTIAPAFKDRKGGYTRVLKLGNRPGDGAPKAILEFTVPFEVPVKEPKKKKPKKEEHPKAAEAEAPAKKAKGKEKAKPEPKSKAKEHAEEAKPEKKGEAETPDKKEGDKKGGFLGTLRKFLKGDE, via the coding sequence ATGCGCCATCGTAAACTCAGAAGAAAGCTCGGACGTAAGAACGAGCACCGGGTTGCCCTGCTGCGGAACCTGGTCCGGGCTCTCGTCGCCCACAAGAAAATCCATACCACGCTGATCAAGGCCAAAGAAGCGAGCGCTTTTTCGGATAACATGATCGAACTCGCCAAGCGGGGCGACCTGCACGCGCGGCGTCTTCTCGTGTCGCGTCTGCGCTGTGTGGAAACGACAGACCTTCTGATCAAGACGATTGCGCCGGCTTTCAAGGACCGCAAAGGCGGTTACACGCGCGTTCTGAAACTGGGCAACAGGCCCGGCGACGGCGCTCCCAAGGCGATCCTCGAATTTACAGTTCCTTTCGAAGTCCCCGTCAAGGAACCCAAGAAGAAAAAGCCCAAAAAGGAAGAACACCCGAAAGCGGCCGAAGCCGAAGCCCCTGCCAAGAAGGCCAAGGGCAAGGAAAAGGCCAAGCCCGAGCCGAAGTCCAAGGCCAAGGAACACGCCGAGGAAGCGAAGCCCGAGAAAAAGGGCGAGGCCGAGACGCCCGACAAGAAAGAGGGCGATAAGAAGGGCGGCTTTTTGGGCACGCTGCGCAAGTTCCTCAAGGGCGACGAATAA
- the gatC gene encoding Asp-tRNA(Asn)/Glu-tRNA(Gln) amidotransferase subunit GatC produces the protein MSFQIDKVAELARIKLKPAEKAKLEEDLKSILAYVEQLRQVDTKNVAETSHVLDLTNVFRKDEVKPSEVRDSVLESAPARQGKFFKVPKVVER, from the coding sequence ATGAGCTTTCAAATCGACAAAGTGGCGGAACTGGCGCGGATCAAATTAAAGCCAGCCGAAAAAGCGAAGCTCGAGGAGGACTTGAAGTCCATCCTCGCCTACGTGGAGCAGCTCCGCCAGGTGGACACGAAGAATGTCGCCGAAACCAGCCACGTGCTGGACCTGACCAACGTTTTTCGCAAGGATGAAGTCAAGCCCTCGGAAGTCCGCGACAGCGTCCTCGAGAGCGCTCCCGCCCGCCAGGGAAAATTTTTCAAAGTCCCCAAAGTCGTCGAACGCTGA
- the pdxA gene encoding 4-hydroxythreonine-4-phosphate dehydrogenase PdxA, translating to MKKPVLALTLGDPGGIGPEVTLKALRKLDSRTATYVLFGTRGALLRAARFAPGLSFREIYSDSFRKKTEHEGELLFYDVGSAAAALFYGKKKTGEVPAFKVGGVSRANASLALASLSEAARLACEGKIHAIVTAPLNKTTQRLLDPGFTGHTEFLAEKAKTKKFAMMFVGPRLKVTLATVHVALKKVSAQITAAGVVDKIMLTHAFLKKNMRLAKPRLAVCALNPHGEETGDEENRTIAPAVKKARRSGIDVSGPFSADQLFYEAYEGRYDALISMYHDQALAPFKMVHFNDGVNVTLGLPFVRTSPDHGTAFDIAWKGKADASSMTASIDLARRLASV from the coding sequence ATGAAAAAGCCCGTCCTTGCTTTGACTTTGGGAGATCCCGGCGGCATCGGCCCGGAAGTCACGCTCAAGGCCCTCCGAAAGCTGGATTCCCGCACGGCGACCTATGTTTTGTTCGGCACCCGCGGGGCCCTGCTGCGTGCGGCGCGTTTCGCGCCCGGGCTTTCTTTCCGTGAAATTTATTCCGATTCATTCCGGAAAAAAACGGAGCATGAGGGCGAGCTTCTTTTTTACGATGTCGGTTCCGCGGCCGCGGCGCTTTTTTACGGCAAGAAGAAAACAGGTGAAGTTCCCGCTTTCAAAGTCGGCGGCGTCTCGCGCGCGAACGCATCGCTTGCCCTTGCGTCACTTTCCGAAGCCGCGCGCCTGGCCTGTGAGGGAAAAATCCATGCGATCGTGACGGCCCCGCTCAACAAGACCACCCAGCGGCTGCTGGATCCCGGATTCACGGGCCATACCGAATTCCTCGCGGAGAAAGCCAAAACAAAAAAGTTCGCCATGATGTTCGTCGGGCCGCGTCTGAAAGTCACGCTGGCCACGGTTCACGTCGCGCTGAAAAAAGTCTCGGCGCAGATCACGGCCGCGGGCGTTGTGGACAAAATCATGCTCACGCACGCTTTCCTGAAAAAGAATATGCGCCTGGCGAAACCCAGGCTCGCCGTCTGTGCTTTGAACCCGCACGGCGAGGAAACCGGCGACGAGGAAAACAGGACGATCGCGCCGGCCGTGAAAAAGGCAAGGCGGAGCGGTATCGACGTTTCCGGGCCGTTTTCCGCGGACCAGCTTTTTTACGAGGCCTACGAGGGCCGCTACGACGCGCTCATCAGCATGTATCATGACCAGGCCCTCGCGCCGTTCAAGATGGTCCATTTCAACGACGGCGTGAACGTGACGCTCGGGCTTCCGTTCGTGAGGACCTCGCCCGACCACGGCACCGCTTTCGACATCGCCTGGAAAGGGAAGGCGGACGCGTCTTCGATGACGGCCTCGATCGATCTCGCGCGCCGGCTGGCAAGCGTTTAA
- the mfd gene encoding transcription-repair coupling factor — protein MELERLKVGQNIAYEQLEEVFSRLNYQKTDFVTEPAQYALRGATVDIYPLTYRAPVRLEFQLDQVASIRDFSPVDGKSMASFEEVFLIPLNDRQKNKISKLRERFASFEALTETKDLERGDYVVHFTYGIGRFLGTKVIQIKGVRKKTLALEYANKEILYVDPDDPVERYIGGEGTAPRLTKLNTKEWERIKEKTRLAVKNVAHDLLELQAKRSFLKGSSFPPDNAWQKEFEAEFPFEETPDQLKAADEVKKDMESRQPMDRLLCGDVGYGKTEVAMRAAFKAVTGGRQAAILVPTTVLAEQHYIVLKRRVKSFPVSIGVLSRFQSRKQQLETVAAVKEGKVDIVVGTHRLLSKDVQFKDLGLVIIDEEQRFGVRHKEKLKQLRHLVDVLSLTATPIPRTLYMSLMGVRDMSVINTPPKNRLPIETYVLQYDERKITMAVEKELARGGQVYFIHNRVQSIEKISENLREIMPHVRFCVAHGQMPPQELETVMQEFMERRADCLISTNIIESGIDIPNVNTIIVNRADQFGLADLYQLRGRVGRFQEKRQAYAYFFVPKNWVLTSDAEKRLAAIERFTDLGSGFKIALEDLEIRGAGNLLGHEQSGFIHAVGFDLYCRMLRKAIEDQKKQK, from the coding sequence ATGGAGCTCGAGCGTTTGAAGGTAGGGCAGAACATCGCCTACGAACAGCTGGAAGAGGTCTTCTCCCGGCTTAATTACCAGAAAACCGACTTTGTGACCGAGCCCGCGCAGTACGCGCTGCGCGGCGCCACGGTCGACATCTATCCTCTGACTTACCGAGCGCCCGTGCGGCTCGAATTCCAGCTCGACCAGGTCGCCTCCATCCGCGACTTTTCTCCCGTGGACGGCAAGTCCATGGCGTCCTTCGAAGAAGTCTTCCTTATTCCGCTGAACGACCGCCAAAAAAACAAGATCTCGAAACTGCGCGAACGCTTTGCCTCGTTTGAAGCGCTGACCGAGACCAAGGACCTCGAGCGCGGTGATTACGTCGTCCATTTCACTTACGGCATCGGCAGGTTTCTCGGCACGAAAGTCATCCAGATCAAGGGCGTGCGGAAAAAGACGCTGGCCCTCGAATATGCGAACAAGGAAATCCTTTATGTCGACCCCGACGATCCGGTCGAGCGCTATATCGGCGGCGAGGGCACGGCACCGAGACTGACCAAGCTCAACACCAAGGAGTGGGAGCGTATCAAAGAGAAGACGCGCCTTGCGGTCAAGAACGTGGCGCATGACCTTCTCGAGCTGCAGGCGAAGCGCAGTTTTTTGAAAGGCTCGTCGTTTCCGCCGGACAATGCGTGGCAGAAAGAGTTCGAAGCGGAATTTCCTTTCGAAGAAACTCCGGACCAGCTGAAGGCCGCGGACGAAGTGAAGAAAGACATGGAAAGCCGGCAGCCCATGGACCGGCTCTTATGCGGCGACGTGGGCTACGGCAAGACTGAAGTCGCGATGCGGGCGGCGTTCAAAGCCGTGACGGGCGGGCGCCAGGCCGCCATCCTCGTGCCGACCACGGTGCTGGCGGAGCAGCATTACATCGTCCTGAAAAGGCGGGTGAAGAGTTTTCCCGTTTCCATCGGTGTGCTGTCGCGCTTCCAGTCGCGCAAGCAGCAGCTGGAAACCGTGGCCGCGGTCAAGGAAGGGAAGGTCGACATCGTGGTCGGGACGCATCGCCTGCTTTCGAAAGACGTGCAGTTCAAGGACCTGGGGCTTGTCATCATCGACGAAGAGCAGCGCTTCGGCGTGCGCCACAAAGAAAAATTGAAACAGCTCCGGCATCTTGTCGACGTGCTTTCGCTCACCGCGACGCCGATCCCCCGCACGCTCTACATGTCGCTCATGGGCGTGCGTGACATGTCGGTGATCAATACGCCGCCGAAGAACCGCCTGCCTATTGAGACCTATGTGCTCCAATATGATGAACGCAAGATTACCATGGCCGTCGAAAAGGAACTTGCGCGCGGCGGGCAGGTTTACTTCATCCACAACCGCGTGCAGTCGATCGAGAAAATCTCCGAGAACCTGCGCGAGATCATGCCTCACGTGCGGTTCTGCGTGGCACACGGCCAGATGCCGCCGCAGGAACTGGAAACGGTGATGCAGGAATTCATGGAAAGGCGCGCGGACTGCCTGATCAGCACGAACATCATCGAGTCCGGCATCGACATCCCGAACGTGAACACGATCATCGTCAACCGCGCGGATCAGTTCGGGCTCGCGGACCTTTACCAGCTGCGCGGAAGGGTGGGCCGCTTCCAGGAAAAGCGGCAGGCTTATGCGTATTTTTTTGTGCCCAAGAATTGGGTGCTCACCTCCGACGCGGAAAAACGGCTGGCCGCCATCGAGCGCTTCACGGACCTGGGGTCAGGATTCAAGATCGCGCTGGAAGACCTGGAGATTCGCGGCGCGGGAAATCTCCTGGGCCACGAGCAAAGCGGCTTCATCCATGCCGTGGGTTTTGACCTTTATTGCCGCATGCTCCGCAAGGCCATTGAAGATCAAAAGAAGCAGAAGTAA
- the rsmA gene encoding 16S rRNA (adenine(1518)-N(6)/adenine(1519)-N(6))-dimethyltransferase RsmA, with protein MRTQIDLLKEYGIAIRGNLGQHLLIDPNLQRKTVELLNPVKGESVFEIGPGLGALTGQMLARGMRVTAVEKDARFVEVLKEVFAAEIEDGRLEIHHDDALEADFEKILGRKPCKILSNLPYYITAPLLFKICENRKLFTRGVFTMQLEVADRIFAGPGSKDYGRLSLMMRLFADVAPGFDVSPRCFTPPPQVKSSVVVFDFHQRDDFDGLTAEEVSEFIKAAFSHRRKKLISVLAQSTLGKTKEEWAAAFEKLGIDPGVRSEQLLLKDFLALAAQVKAPKDGRRLD; from the coding sequence ATGAGAACCCAAATCGATCTTTTGAAGGAATACGGGATCGCCATCCGCGGCAATCTGGGGCAGCATCTTCTGATCGACCCGAACCTTCAAAGGAAAACCGTGGAGCTGCTCAACCCGGTGAAAGGCGAGAGTGTCTTCGAGATCGGGCCGGGGCTCGGCGCGCTGACCGGGCAAATGCTGGCGCGCGGGATGCGCGTGACGGCCGTCGAAAAGGACGCGCGCTTCGTCGAAGTCTTGAAAGAGGTTTTCGCCGCCGAAATCGAGGATGGGAGGCTGGAGATCCATCATGACGACGCGCTGGAAGCCGATTTCGAGAAAATCCTCGGGCGGAAGCCGTGTAAAATCCTCAGCAACCTTCCTTATTACATCACGGCGCCGCTTCTTTTTAAAATCTGCGAAAACCGGAAACTGTTCACGCGGGGCGTGTTTACCATGCAGCTCGAGGTGGCGGACCGGATTTTCGCCGGGCCGGGCAGCAAGGATTACGGCCGCCTCAGCCTGATGATGCGTCTTTTCGCGGACGTGGCCCCCGGCTTCGACGTTTCGCCCCGGTGTTTCACGCCGCCGCCGCAGGTGAAGTCGAGCGTTGTGGTCTTCGATTTTCATCAGCGGGACGATTTTGACGGTCTGACGGCGGAAGAGGTGTCGGAATTCATCAAGGCCGCTTTCAGCCATCGACGCAAGAAACTGATCTCGGTCCTGGCGCAATCGACGCTCGGTAAAACCAAAGAAGAATGGGCCGCGGCTTTCGAGAAACTCGGGATCGATCCGGGCGTGCGTTCCGAACAGCTGCTGCTGAAAGATTTTCTCGCGCTTGCCGCGCAAGTTAAAGCCCCCAAAGACGGCCGGAGGCTTGATTGA